From Vibrio aerogenes, a single genomic window includes:
- a CDS encoding ArsR/SmtB family transcription factor produces MKNQPMPQTEDHYQQETSMAALAAAMSDISRMKILCALMDGRAWTATELSAVADIAPSTTSGHLSRLQKEKLITCLSQGRHRYFRLYSASIAALLETMMGISFGAIQAPKSRVPAELQQARTCYDHLAGEVAVKIYDYLLKHKWITSLGDALTSKGKAQFARLGIPTDNKTKRKKCSACLDWSERKFHLGGYAGAALFQCFEENKWIERVPGYREVRITKSGQAAFKKYFDL; encoded by the coding sequence ATGAAAAATCAACCAATGCCGCAAACAGAAGATCACTATCAACAAGAGACATCCATGGCTGCGCTGGCAGCAGCCATGTCTGATATTTCACGGATGAAAATTCTTTGTGCACTGATGGATGGCCGGGCATGGACGGCGACTGAACTCAGTGCAGTTGCAGATATCGCACCCTCGACGACCAGCGGCCATTTATCCCGTCTGCAAAAAGAAAAACTCATTACTTGTCTCTCACAAGGGCGTCATCGTTATTTTCGTCTCTATAGCGCGAGTATCGCGGCATTACTTGAGACCATGATGGGGATTTCTTTTGGAGCCATTCAAGCGCCCAAATCCCGGGTTCCTGCTGAACTCCAACAGGCACGAACATGTTACGATCATCTTGCTGGCGAAGTGGCGGTAAAAATATACGACTACTTATTGAAACATAAATGGATTACAAGCCTTGGTGACGCGTTAACCAGCAAGGGTAAAGCACAATTTGCCCGGTTAGGCATCCCGACCGACAACAAAACTAAACGTAAAAAGTGCAGCGCATGTTTAGACTGGAGCGAACGAAAGTTTCACCTTGGCGGCTATGCTGGCGCGGCTCTTTTTCAGTGTTTTGAAGAGAATAAATGGATAGAACGGGTCCCCGGATACCGTGAGGTTCGTATTACCAAATCTGGCCAGGCAGCATT
- a CDS encoding antibiotic biosynthesis monooxygenase family protein gives MIAVLFEAKAVPEKQARYFDLAAQLKPLLSDVDGFISVERFHSVTDPHKFLSLSWWESEASIMQWKQNVLHQAAQHEGRDTIFSGYHIRVLNLIREYAFESAEPDHR, from the coding sequence ATGATAGCCGTTCTTTTTGAAGCCAAAGCCGTACCGGAAAAACAGGCCCGGTATTTTGATCTTGCCGCACAGCTCAAACCACTGCTCAGCGATGTCGATGGTTTTATTTCTGTTGAACGCTTTCACAGCGTGACCGATCCACACAAGTTCTTATCGCTCTCATGGTGGGAAAGTGAAGCCTCAATCATGCAATGGAAACAAAACGTATTACATCAGGCTGCGCAGCATGAAGGAAGAGACACTATTTTCTCTGGTTACCATATCCGGGTGCTCAACCTGATCAGAGAATACGCATTCGAATCAGCTGAACCCGATCACAGATAA
- a CDS encoding type II toxin-antitoxin system RelE/ParE family toxin, producing the protein MWNVVLRPMFLAWFQSLSSEDKVNVRASLELLKEKGPNLPRPHVDTLSNTKLKKLKELRVQSHGKPLRVFFAFDPERRCVVLCAGDKTGDKRFYKKMIPIAEDEFKEHLQEIDNEKSNT; encoded by the coding sequence ATGTGGAACGTCGTATTAAGACCTATGTTTTTGGCGTGGTTTCAATCACTGTCCAGCGAGGATAAAGTAAACGTCAGGGCTTCGCTGGAACTCTTAAAAGAAAAGGGGCCGAATTTACCACGCCCTCATGTTGACACACTCAGCAATACAAAACTTAAGAAGCTTAAAGAGCTGAGAGTACAAAGTCATGGTAAACCTCTTCGGGTGTTTTTTGCGTTCGATCCCGAGCGTCGGTGCGTCGTGCTTTGCGCAGGGGACAAAACAGGGGATAAGAGGTTTTATAAAAAGATGATTCCGATAGCAGAAGATGAGTTTAAGGAACATCTACAGGAGATAGACAATGAAAAGTCAAACACTTGA
- a CDS encoding helix-turn-helix domain-containing protein, with translation MKSQTLDALDALMTDDELAQAKAKAESMLFELNLAEFRRIVQKSQTEVADIMGVKQPTVANLEKNGKDVKLLSLKRYIEALGGKLRLDVELPDGTHRGLDI, from the coding sequence ATGAAAAGTCAAACACTTGATGCGTTAGACGCTTTGATGACAGATGATGAGCTGGCTCAGGCAAAAGCGAAAGCTGAATCAATGCTTTTCGAGTTAAATTTGGCTGAGTTTCGCCGTATTGTCCAGAAATCGCAGACAGAAGTTGCTGATATTATGGGGGTTAAACAGCCTACAGTGGCTAACCTTGAAAAGAATGGCAAAGATGTCAAATTACTGTCCTTGAAACGTTATATTGAAGCATTGGGTGGCAAATTAAGACTGGATGTTGAATTGCCTGATGGTACGCATCGGGGCTTAGATATTTAG
- a CDS encoding HEPN domain-containing protein, whose translation MNQSLDHLPESNQQQIHAVASLIRDAVDEAAAAYKGKQGFKIYKIILFGSYARQPDAQGRTPWVYDPENGYVSDYDILVIVNQMDLVDDHKLWHLVDDRIARRIADIPVGVIVHTLQEVNDWLHEGRYFFKDIREQGIEIFSEGTRELARPGNLSEEEKQAISKKYFDLWFQKGNEGLMKFKLTFNNPEFSLASSAFDLHQATEALLACALLTCKNYLPKMHNPIKLKNYCMQLDKRFGDIFPMDTKFHRRSMQRLRRAYVEGRYSEHYQITEDELVYLSGEVEKLRGLVEEICLARIKG comes from the coding sequence ATGAATCAAAGCCTTGACCATCTTCCTGAATCCAACCAACAGCAGATCCATGCGGTGGCGTCGCTGATCCGTGATGCCGTGGATGAAGCCGCTGCCGCGTATAAAGGCAAGCAAGGGTTTAAGATTTATAAAATCATTCTGTTTGGCAGCTATGCCCGCCAGCCGGATGCTCAGGGGCGCACGCCGTGGGTGTATGACCCGGAGAACGGATATGTCAGCGATTACGATATTCTGGTGATCGTGAATCAAATGGATTTAGTGGATGACCATAAACTCTGGCATCTGGTGGATGACCGGATTGCCCGGCGCATTGCGGATATTCCGGTGGGTGTGATTGTTCATACACTGCAAGAGGTGAACGATTGGCTTCATGAAGGCCGTTACTTCTTTAAAGACATTCGTGAGCAAGGGATTGAAATCTTCAGTGAAGGCACGCGGGAGCTGGCGCGGCCGGGGAATTTATCAGAGGAAGAGAAACAAGCCATTTCCAAGAAGTATTTTGATTTATGGTTTCAAAAAGGCAATGAAGGCCTGATGAAATTCAAACTAACTTTTAATAATCCAGAATTCAGCCTTGCAAGTAGTGCATTCGACCTTCATCAAGCCACTGAAGCTTTGCTTGCCTGCGCTCTGCTCACCTGCAAAAACTATTTGCCCAAAATGCATAATCCAATCAAGCTGAAAAACTACTGCATGCAGCTGGATAAACGCTTTGGCGATATTTTCCCGATGGATACCAAGTTTCACCGTCGCAGTATGCAGCGGCTGAGGCGTGCTTATGTGGAAGGCCGGTATTCGGAGCATTATCAGATTACGGAAGACGAGCTGGTTTATCTTTCCGGGGAGGTGGAGAAGTTGCGGGGGTTAGTTGAGGAGATTTGTTTAGCGCGGATCAAGGGTTGA
- a CDS encoding type I restriction-modification system subunit M, which produces MAKKPSINKKEKSFEETLWDAANKLRGSVESSEYKHIVLSLIFLKFISDTFEKHRQKLIDDGYEARIDMVPAYTKDNVFYLPEESRWSFVQQNAKQEDIALKIDTALSTIEKTNKALQGALPDNYFSRLGLDVSKLSALIDVINNIDTLANPHEDVVGRVYEYFLSKFAIAEGKGKGEFYTPKSIVNLIAELIEPYKGKIYDPCCGSGGMFVQSMKFIENHKGNKKDVSVYGQEYTGATYKLAKMNLAIRGISANLGAAAKDTFANDQHETLKADFIMANPPFNQKDWRASDELVDDYRWDGYETPQTGNANYGWILHMVSKLSENGVAGFILANGALSGDGTEKAIRQKLVENGLVEAIIILPMKMFYTTDISVTLWVINKNKKERTVPHEDLIRHYRNREDKVLFMDLRKHGEPFEKKYVQFSPEKISEIAETLHTWQEVRAETEYKDIAEYCYSATKEEIAAKDYSLVPSKYIEFKNHDEDVDFDQKMSQMRDDFTTLLKQEEKSKSELLSVFEELGYEITL; this is translated from the coding sequence ATGGCTAAGAAACCATCAATAAACAAGAAAGAAAAATCATTTGAAGAAACACTCTGGGATGCAGCAAACAAGCTGCGTGGTAGTGTTGAATCGTCAGAATACAAACACATCGTATTAAGCCTGATATTCCTCAAGTTCATCAGTGATACGTTCGAGAAGCATCGCCAAAAGCTGATTGATGATGGCTATGAAGCTCGAATTGATATGGTTCCTGCCTACACCAAAGATAACGTTTTTTACCTACCAGAAGAGAGCCGTTGGAGCTTTGTTCAGCAAAACGCTAAACAAGAAGATATTGCTCTAAAGATCGATACAGCATTAAGCACCATCGAAAAAACCAACAAAGCACTGCAAGGTGCATTGCCTGATAACTATTTCTCTCGTCTTGGTTTGGATGTCAGCAAACTATCTGCACTGATCGATGTCATTAACAACATCGACACCCTAGCGAATCCGCACGAAGATGTGGTGGGCCGAGTCTACGAATATTTCTTATCTAAATTTGCGATTGCAGAAGGTAAGGGGAAAGGCGAGTTCTATACGCCAAAGAGTATCGTAAACCTGATCGCAGAATTGATTGAGCCATACAAAGGTAAAATTTATGACCCTTGTTGTGGTTCGGGCGGTATGTTTGTTCAGTCAATGAAGTTCATTGAGAACCACAAAGGCAACAAAAAAGACGTTTCTGTGTATGGTCAAGAGTACACAGGTGCAACCTACAAACTAGCAAAAATGAACCTCGCTATTCGTGGTATCTCTGCCAACCTTGGCGCAGCCGCCAAAGATACCTTTGCCAATGATCAGCACGAAACTCTTAAAGCTGATTTTATTATGGCAAACCCGCCATTTAACCAAAAAGACTGGCGAGCTTCCGATGAGCTGGTTGATGATTATCGTTGGGATGGCTACGAAACACCACAAACAGGTAATGCCAACTATGGTTGGATTTTGCATATGGTTTCCAAGCTGTCTGAGAACGGAGTGGCAGGATTCATTCTAGCTAACGGCGCATTGTCTGGTGATGGTACAGAAAAGGCTATTCGTCAGAAACTTGTCGAGAATGGCTTAGTGGAAGCGATCATCATTCTGCCGATGAAGATGTTCTATACCACCGATATCAGTGTGACACTTTGGGTTATTAATAAGAACAAGAAAGAGCGAACGGTTCCACACGAAGATCTGATTCGTCATTACCGTAACCGTGAAGACAAAGTTCTGTTTATGGACTTACGTAAACACGGTGAACCATTCGAGAAAAAGTACGTTCAATTCTCTCCAGAAAAAATCTCTGAAATTGCTGAAACACTTCACACTTGGCAGGAAGTACGAGCCGAAACCGAATACAAAGATATTGCTGAATATTGTTACTCTGCGACTAAAGAAGAGATCGCAGCAAAAGACTACTCATTAGTGCCAAGTAAATACATCGAATTTAAGAATCACGATGAAGATGTCGATTTTGACCAGAAAATGAGTCAAATGCGAGATGACTTTACAACGCTATTGAAGCAAGAAGAGAAGTCTAAATCCGAACTTTTATCTGTATTTGAAGAGTTGGGCTATGAGATCACACTATAA
- a CDS encoding restriction endonuclease subunit S: MRSHYKRIGDYVTQIKLKNTDDSISSLKGININKHFMPSVANINGTDLSKYRVVKKNQFAFNPMHVGRDEVLPISMLEDDEPIIVSPAYVVFEVKDEEELLPAYLMMWCRRSEFDRNAWFMTDNSVRGGFSWADFCDMELPVPSIEKQREIVREYNVLNDRIALNQQLTQKLEDTAQAIYKQWFVDFEFPISKEYAESIGKPELEGNPYKSSGGEMEYSEQLEGEIPLNWECGKIQDYIVINYGKSLPESKRIAGEYGVYSSAGLTGSHNTYLTDESTIIIGRKGTIGKLYYVQNPSFCIDTAYYIRESDSQFPLSFTYRILLGLNLPELNEDSAVPGLNRNTVYDLPVVKPISNVLDEYNEVSGKITTHKNNLQAEISSLSQLKRFINTKMSKA, from the coding sequence ATGAGATCACACTATAAGCGTATTGGTGATTACGTCACCCAAATCAAATTAAAAAATACGGATGACTCCATCTCTTCGCTTAAAGGGATAAACATCAATAAGCACTTTATGCCTTCGGTTGCTAACATCAATGGTACAGATCTAAGCAAGTACCGAGTAGTTAAGAAAAATCAATTTGCATTTAACCCAATGCACGTTGGCCGAGATGAAGTGTTGCCCATTTCAATGCTTGAAGATGATGAACCAATCATTGTATCGCCAGCATATGTAGTTTTTGAGGTAAAGGATGAAGAAGAGCTTTTACCTGCATATCTAATGATGTGGTGCAGACGTTCGGAGTTCGACCGAAACGCTTGGTTTATGACTGATAATAGTGTCCGTGGTGGTTTCAGTTGGGCTGATTTCTGCGATATGGAATTACCAGTCCCATCTATCGAAAAGCAGCGTGAAATCGTGCGTGAATACAATGTGCTGAATGACCGTATTGCACTCAACCAACAACTTACTCAAAAGCTAGAAGATACAGCTCAAGCTATTTACAAACAGTGGTTTGTAGATTTTGAGTTCCCGATATCAAAAGAGTATGCAGAGTCCATCGGTAAGCCTGAACTAGAAGGGAATCCTTACAAGTCTTCAGGTGGTGAGATGGAGTATAGTGAACAGCTTGAGGGTGAAATTCCGCTCAACTGGGAATGTGGAAAAATCCAAGACTATATAGTGATTAATTATGGTAAATCATTGCCTGAATCTAAACGCATTGCAGGTGAGTATGGGGTTTATAGTTCGGCTGGTCTGACAGGTTCACACAATACTTATCTAACTGATGAGTCAACGATAATAATAGGTCGAAAAGGGACTATTGGTAAACTGTACTATGTGCAAAATCCGAGCTTTTGTATTGATACAGCATACTACATCAGAGAGTCGGACTCTCAATTTCCTTTGTCATTTACGTATCGCATATTGTTAGGTTTGAATCTACCAGAATTAAATGAAGATTCCGCTGTGCCAGGTCTGAATCGAAATACAGTTTATGACTTGCCAGTGGTAAAACCCATCTCAAATGTTCTAGATGAATACAATGAGGTTTCTGGAAAGATAACCACTCATAAAAACAATTTACAGGCAGAGATAAGCTCACTTTCGCAACTAAAAAGATTTATTAATACAAAAATGTCAAAGGCTTAA